Within Mucilaginibacter inviolabilis, the genomic segment CTACCGTTAAAAATCAAAACGATGGTAAACCGGTGATTTTCAAGATGACCGCCTCATCGGCTGATAGTTTTATTTTCGAAAATCCCGAACATGATTTTCCGCAAAAGATCACGTATAACCGTATCGGCAAAGACAGCGTGGCGGCCGAAATTTCAGGAACATACAAAGGGAAACAACGCGCCATCAAATTTCCGATGGGCAGGGTCAAATAAAGTATACCTCAGAACAATACAGCCATCAAGCGTACCGCATTGTTATAATTTATTTTTTTGAAGGAATGTCCAATTAGTGAAACCTCACTTGATATGATGGTATAATTCATTAATCAGATAACCTTTAAAAATTAAAAAAATGAAAGATTACGCATTAATTTTCAGACATGAAGATGGTCAAAAAGTGGCCTCTCCAGAACAGATACAAATCTGGATGAAACAAACCATGGATTGGATAAGCACTATTGCGGCTAAAAACAAATTTGTAAGCGGTACCGGGTTACCCTTTGATGATGCCCGGGTTGTGCATGCCAACAGAACGGTTACCAATGGCCCTTTCGGCGAAATCAAAGAAACCTTAGGTGGCTATATTATTGTAAAAGCCGACACCGTTGATGAGGCGGTTGAATTTGCAAAAGGCTGCCCGGTTTTACAAGGCGAAGGTAATACTGTTGAGGTTAGAACAATTGCCAATCACTAACCTTAAAAGTTAATTTGACAAGCTTGCTCAAAACAGAAAAACCGTTAGCGCTATGCCAACGGTCTTTCTGTTTCTATAAATTAAGGGAGATTAATTTACTTTATTTACCCTGCCCGAGCCGGTGTATTTGGTTTCGGCTATGGTAGCATTTCCGGAGTAGGTTACACCACCAGAACCAGTAATACGTGCAGATACGGTTTTATTGGCGATGACAGAAATACTGCCTGAACCGCTGATAGTAGCCGCAAGTGTTTCTGTAGTTAAGTTAGTACCGTTGATCTCGCCAGAACCACTAATGCGAAATTCAGCCTCATTGGTACTCCCTTTAATGTGTATACCTCCGGAACCGCTGATACGTGTTTCTAAAGTGGATGCTTTTACAGCCACACGCATATTACCGGAGCCGCTAAGTATTACTTTAACATTTTGACCTGTTAATGCACCATCCAAATCCAGATTACCGGAGCCGCTGTTGGCCAAAGCGCTGAGCGATTTAGCAGTTACATAAATATCTCCGCGTTTGATGTTATGATTACGTAAGGAAAAATTATTGCGGAAGCCTATTTTTAAAACTCCGCCTTCTACCTCGGTTTTAACGTCATTTACTACATCGTCATCCACATCAAGCCTAACACTTTCGGTGCCGGTAATTTTAACGTGTACATTAAAAGGGCCGCCCGATTCGATACTGCTAAATCCAGATACAGACCTGCTTTGCCCGTTTTGAGCGAAGCCATTTAAGGTCAGCATAGTCATGGCCGACATAAAGAGGATAAAGAATTTTCTTTTCATAATTCGATTGTTTTTTAGAAGACGTTATATTTTGCCAAATAGTTGCAATAAATAATAAGAGACGGATATTTTATTTCCAGAACAGGTTTTTTGTATTATTTTGGATGAAGTTAGTATATAAAGTTCAGCAATAAATGTCAGGTCGGCTTATTCATTTTAACAAAACGCGTATAGCTCCTACGCCAAGTGGTTTTTTACATTTGGGTAATGTTTTATCATTTACCCTTACAACAGCTTTGGCCAGATTGCATAGAGCTAAGGTATTGTTAAGGATCGATGATATCGATCAAACACGTGCTGACGAAAAATATATACAGGACATTTTTGACACGCTGAACTTTTTAGAGATCCCATGGGATGAGGGTCCACATAATGCCGGAGAATTTAAGGATAGCTACTCGCAAATGCACAGGCTGCCACTGTACCGGGAGGTTATTGAACAATTAAAGGATAGTGGATTGGTATTTGCCTGCACCTGTTCGCGGAAGCAGCTCGAGAAGGCACCTTGTACCTGTTTCGACCGTGAAATTCCACTGGATACAAAAGAGGCTGCCTGGCGCCTGCATACTTATAAAGCCCGGGAATTAAGCATTAGGAGCTATAACGATCAAACCGTGACTGCTGTTTTACCAGCTGATATGCAAAATTTTGTGATCAGGAAAAAAGATGCGTTCCCTGCTTATCAACTTACTTCGGTCATAGATGACCTGCATTATGGAGTTGATCTGATTATCCGCGGCCAGGATCTTTGGTCGTCTACCTTGGCCCAGCACGAATTGGCATTGGCCCTGGGTAAGAGCGAATTTCAGGATATTACTTTTTATCATCACCCTTTACTTACAGATGAGTTGAACCAAAAGCTTTCCAAATCAGCAGGGGCAACTTCTGTACTTTACCTGCGCCAAAGCGGCAAAACCCCGGCTCAAATTTATACCATGATAGCAAATATGTTGGGGTTGAATATGATTATCAATAATTGGGAACAACTTGCTGAAATAGTATTAACTTTTTATAAAAACAACCCTGCCCCGGCAATTAACGGGGCAGGATTGCATAAATAATGATTAATT encodes:
- a CDS encoding head GIN domain-containing protein, translated to MKRKFFILFMSAMTMLTLNGFAQNGQSRSVSGFSSIESGGPFNVHVKITGTESVRLDVDDDVVNDVKTEVEGGVLKIGFRNNFSLRNHNIKRGDIYVTAKSLSALANSGSGNLDLDGALTGQNVKVILSGSGNMRVAVKASTLETRISGSGGIHIKGSTNEAEFRISGSGEINGTNLTTETLAATISGSGSISVIANKTVSARITGSGGVTYSGNATIAETKYTGSGRVNKVN
- a CDS encoding YciI family protein codes for the protein MKDYALIFRHEDGQKVASPEQIQIWMKQTMDWISTIAAKNKFVSGTGLPFDDARVVHANRTVTNGPFGEIKETLGGYIIVKADTVDEAVEFAKGCPVLQGEGNTVEVRTIANH
- a CDS encoding glutamate--tRNA ligase family protein gives rise to the protein MSGRLIHFNKTRIAPTPSGFLHLGNVLSFTLTTALARLHRAKVLLRIDDIDQTRADEKYIQDIFDTLNFLEIPWDEGPHNAGEFKDSYSQMHRLPLYREVIEQLKDSGLVFACTCSRKQLEKAPCTCFDREIPLDTKEAAWRLHTYKARELSIRSYNDQTVTAVLPADMQNFVIRKKDAFPAYQLTSVIDDLHYGVDLIIRGQDLWSSTLAQHELALALGKSEFQDITFYHHPLLTDELNQKLSKSAGATSVLYLRQSGKTPAQIYTMIANMLGLNMIINNWEQLAEIVLTFYKNNPAPAINGAGLHK